A window of Fluoribacter dumoffii NY 23 contains these coding sequences:
- a CDS encoding PDDEXK nuclease domain-containing protein yields MISYESQEITKTIGILLCKSKNKVIAEYALRNISALIGVFQNIPYQNQFLPT; encoded by the coding sequence ATGATCAGTTACGAAAGCCAGGAGATAACCAAAACGATTGGAATCTTGCTATGTAAATCAAAAAATAAAGTCATTGCAGAATATGCGTTGCGAAACATTAGTGCTCTTATAGGGGTGTTTCAGAATATACCTTATCAAAATCAATTCCTACCGACTTGA
- a CDS encoding YdcF family protein: MENIILILGSYNNDHGELSHIAISRLMKGISDYKEHINSKILITGGCGDHFNRTDKPHTFYAKRFLMENKISRDDILGEVESTYTLEDALLAKEVIDKHSPEKIIIVTSDFHMSRVQFIFNSIFNNYQLQYSAATTCVSTEEYNVILSQEEKKLEAIKQKIKGYPNGIPCY, translated from the coding sequence ATGGAAAATATAATTTTAATACTTGGTTCTTATAACAATGATCACGGCGAGTTATCTCACATTGCTATTTCTCGATTAATGAAAGGCATATCAGATTATAAAGAACATATAAATTCTAAAATACTGATAACTGGTGGTTGTGGCGATCATTTTAATCGCACAGACAAACCGCATACCTTTTATGCAAAACGTTTCCTTATGGAAAATAAGATATCAAGAGATGATATTTTAGGCGAGGTAGAAAGTACATATACTTTAGAAGATGCTTTATTAGCTAAGGAAGTTATTGATAAACATTCTCCTGAAAAAATAATAATAGTAACTTCTGATTTCCATATGTCTCGGGTTCAATTTATTTTTAATTCTATTTTTAATAACTATCAGTTGCAGTATTCTGCTGCAACCACTTGTGTTTCAACAGAAGAATACAATGTGATTCTTTCTCAAGAAGAAAAAAAATTAGAGGCAATCAAACAAAAAATAAAAGGATACCCGAATGGAATTCCATGCTACTAA
- a CDS encoding ATP-grasp domain-containing protein — MEVYDINSSPCLLVIGAREHTLQKLMTMQVQFVLIQSQLDPLTEYLVENIVFVDTYENLSEISQIAENLHQAHHFRAVVSFTEFGLYPAALIAEQLNIKGNAIFPVDHTRDKLKMRCLLKKHQLDSIVYQNCRTLEDVYAFYEQIKAPFILKPAHGAGSQGVFYVDAVENITKAWNWATQLDNQELIAEEYLLGKEYSVESLSLDGQHQIIAITEKLTTEFPHFIELGHYSPARLTPEIQQKIQQIMLQFLDIIQHQNGPAHTEIKVHQGEIKMIESQTRMGGDQIWELTELTTGVDVISETVLHLLGLSQKTRNKKENAAAVLFFAREFEEILDINGLESANNLPGIVRIHCTLKKGQKFGKLSSSQSRQGYILGTGHDIDEAISTVHLAMEQVQITTKVHQD; from the coding sequence ATGGAAGTATATGATATAAACTCATCTCCTTGTTTACTCGTCATCGGGGCACGAGAACATACATTACAAAAACTTATGACAATGCAAGTTCAGTTTGTGCTGATTCAGTCGCAACTTGATCCTTTAACTGAGTATTTGGTTGAAAACATCGTATTCGTTGATACTTATGAGAATCTTTCTGAAATAAGTCAAATAGCAGAAAATTTACATCAAGCTCACCATTTTAGAGCGGTTGTTTCTTTTACAGAGTTTGGTTTATACCCGGCAGCATTAATCGCTGAACAATTGAACATTAAAGGCAATGCAATATTTCCAGTGGATCATACACGCGATAAACTTAAAATGCGCTGTTTACTTAAGAAGCATCAGCTTGACTCCATTGTCTATCAAAACTGCCGCACTTTAGAAGATGTATATGCCTTTTATGAGCAAATAAAGGCTCCTTTTATCCTCAAACCTGCTCATGGCGCAGGAAGTCAAGGTGTTTTTTATGTTGACGCCGTTGAAAATATCACTAAAGCATGGAATTGGGCTACACAGCTCGACAACCAAGAGCTTATTGCAGAAGAGTATCTTTTAGGTAAAGAATACAGTGTGGAATCCTTAAGTTTGGATGGGCAACATCAAATCATTGCCATTACTGAAAAGCTTACTACTGAATTTCCTCATTTTATTGAATTGGGTCATTACTCTCCTGCTCGCCTAACTCCAGAAATACAACAAAAAATCCAGCAAATTATGCTTCAATTTTTAGATATTATTCAACACCAAAATGGTCCGGCACATACTGAAATTAAAGTACATCAGGGGGAAATAAAAATGATTGAATCACAGACCCGAATGGGAGGCGATCAAATTTGGGAGCTAACCGAATTAACCACCGGAGTTGATGTCATTTCTGAAACGGTGCTCCATTTATTGGGATTAAGTCAAAAAACAAGGAATAAAAAAGAAAATGCCGCTGCTGTTTTATTTTTTGCACGAGAATTTGAAGAAATTCTTGATATTAATGGCCTTGAGTCTGCAAACAATTTACCTGGAATTGTTCGTATTCATTGTACCCTGAAAAAAGGTCAGAAGTTTGGGAAACTAAGCTCTTCTCAATCCAGACAAGGATATATTTTAGGAACAGGACACGATATTGATGAAGCGATCTCTACAGTACATTTAGCTATGGAACAGGTACAAATAACAACAAAAGTTCACCAGGATTAG
- a CDS encoding flavin reductase family protein — translation MFFHTSQKLPKGLFKACVVPRPIAWISTKDTDGNPNLAPFSYFNIVSEDPPMIMFATTGSHGSGGAKDTLKNVEETKEFTVNLVSYRSKEAMNITSLDFSRGINEFHMAEVDHLPGELIQTYRVNGSPISLECVYHQSVQLPTPNDSGLINRMVIAKVVGIHLNPDILTKDKRIDTNKLNLIARVGYNAYTKVKAHFELNRPCGCCDKLMD, via the coding sequence ATGTTTTTTCACACATCACAGAAGTTGCCTAAAGGACTCTTTAAAGCATGTGTTGTTCCTAGGCCTATTGCCTGGATCAGCACTAAAGATACTGATGGCAATCCTAATTTGGCACCTTTTAGCTATTTTAATATTGTCTCTGAAGACCCTCCTATGATTATGTTTGCCACAACAGGCTCACATGGCAGCGGGGGAGCCAAGGATACGTTAAAAAATGTTGAGGAAACCAAAGAGTTTACCGTCAATTTAGTGAGTTATCGCAGTAAAGAGGCAATGAATATTACGTCACTAGATTTTTCACGAGGAATTAACGAATTTCATATGGCGGAGGTGGATCATTTACCTGGGGAGCTCATCCAAACCTATCGCGTTAATGGGTCTCCTATTAGTTTGGAATGTGTTTATCACCAATCGGTGCAATTACCGACACCTAATGACTCGGGTTTAATCAACAGGATGGTCATTGCGAAAGTCGTTGGTATTCATCTTAATCCGGACATCTTAACCAAGGATAAACGAATCGATACCAACAAACTTAATCTCATCGCAAGAGTAGGATACAACGCCTACACCAAAGTCAAAGCACACTTCGAGTTAAACAGACCTTGCGGCTGCTGTGATAAATTAATGGATTAA
- a CDS encoding PDDEXK nuclease domain-containing protein, with amino-acid sequence MSKEIKVQDDVLRLNQDYKHFLTDIKTRLQTAQIRAALAANSELIKFYWELGTDLIEKQKNHQWGSHFLEQFSHDMRQAFPEMQGFSKRNLEYMRRFAQLYPQIEFAKQPVSQLPWGHIVRLMQMVKEESKREWYAEQTIKNGWSRTILEMQIESGLYERQAIANNKTSNYHKHLPELQSDLANEILKDPYNFDFLTIQGKAHEHGIENALITHIRDFLIELGQGFAFVGSQVPLTCDDQEFFVDLLFYHLELRAFVVIELKNTKFKPEHTGQLGFYLAAVDDQLRKPGDNQNDWNLAM; translated from the coding sequence ATGAGTAAAGAAATTAAGGTTCAAGATGATGTATTACGCCTAAACCAAGATTACAAGCATTTCTTAACCGATATCAAAACAAGGTTACAAACGGCTCAGATCCGCGCGGCACTTGCTGCGAATAGTGAGTTGATCAAGTTCTATTGGGAGCTTGGTACTGATTTAATCGAGAAACAAAAAAATCATCAATGGGGATCTCATTTTCTGGAACAGTTCTCACATGATATGAGGCAAGCATTCCCTGAAATGCAGGGTTTTTCTAAAAGAAACCTTGAATATATGCGACGGTTTGCTCAGCTGTATCCTCAAATTGAATTTGCGAAACAGCCCGTTTCGCAATTGCCTTGGGGGCACATTGTGCGCTTGATGCAGATGGTTAAAGAAGAGTCTAAGCGAGAATGGTATGCTGAACAAACTATAAAAAATGGTTGGTCACGAACCATTCTTGAAATGCAAATCGAAAGTGGATTGTATGAACGACAAGCTATAGCTAACAATAAAACCTCCAACTACCATAAGCATTTACCAGAATTACAATCTGATTTAGCCAATGAAATATTGAAAGATCCCTATAATTTTGATTTTCTGACCATTCAAGGCAAAGCCCATGAACATGGTATTGAAAATGCTTTAATCACCCATATTCGTGATTTTCTCATTGAGCTCGGCCAAGGTTTCGCCTTTGTGGGTTCTCAAGTCCCTCTAACCTGTGATGATCAAGAGTTTTTTGTTGATCTATTGTTTTACCACCTCGAATTACGAGCATTTGTTGTCATCGAATTGAAAAATACGAAATTTAAGCCAGAACATACCGGGCAGTTGGGTTTTTACCTTGCAGCTGTTGATGATCAGTTACGAAAGCCAGGAGATAACCAAAACGATTGGAATCTTGCTATGTAA
- a CDS encoding MFS transporter: protein MSESMYLSATRSGRAFFNISLFITAFFIIKLGQFLIVPFLAIYLNYFSLSPISIGVIIASGQLSHSLTSVFIGHLSDRYPPQQLFILTLFGSAIAYESLYQSKSLVCFIVLNTILGIFRAVFDIASKTLLATSINEQQRTIAFGLRYAVLNLAAALGPLIGARYAAEHSTQLFQQIALSYLSTGFLLLTFWSKKNNLQLPKNSNSSKSASITDTLKLIVKNSSLKRLFLISFICYSMYSQITSSLAQYIVQQFDDGIVVYSNMLIVNAITCVLLQIFIGPLLQKVNYMLLASIGLSLLAIGFMGFCFAQNSLTLNCSMLILSLGEVIFFPLNDVFLAKITPPHVMGSCYGVLNASAIGLAVGPILGGAIYQLADYYSLFLICSIGSLLTIFLYRKLVALNNTD, encoded by the coding sequence ATGTCAGAATCTATGTACCTTAGTGCAACCCGATCAGGTAGAGCATTTTTTAACATTTCACTCTTTATAACCGCTTTTTTTATCATAAAATTAGGGCAATTTTTGATCGTACCTTTTTTAGCAATTTACTTGAACTATTTTTCTCTATCACCTATTTCTATAGGAGTTATTATTGCTTCCGGGCAATTAAGCCACAGTCTGACAAGCGTATTCATAGGGCATCTATCTGATCGTTACCCTCCGCAGCAATTATTCATCTTGACTTTGTTTGGATCAGCAATTGCCTATGAATCTCTTTATCAAAGCAAATCTTTAGTGTGTTTTATTGTGTTAAATACCATCCTTGGCATATTCCGAGCTGTTTTTGATATTGCATCGAAAACATTGTTGGCCACCAGCATCAATGAGCAACAGAGAACTATTGCTTTTGGTTTGCGTTATGCGGTTTTAAATCTAGCAGCTGCTTTAGGTCCACTCATTGGCGCACGTTATGCTGCTGAACACTCAACTCAACTGTTCCAACAAATCGCATTAAGTTATCTTTCTACTGGTTTTTTGTTGTTGACGTTCTGGTCAAAAAAGAACAATCTGCAGCTCCCAAAAAACTCTAATAGCTCAAAAAGCGCCTCCATCACAGATACCCTGAAACTTATTGTAAAGAACTCCTCTTTAAAAAGGCTCTTTCTGATTAGTTTCATCTGTTACAGCATGTACTCCCAAATAACCTCTTCGTTAGCCCAATATATTGTGCAACAATTTGACGATGGCATTGTAGTGTACAGTAACATGCTAATCGTCAATGCAATAACCTGTGTTTTGCTGCAGATTTTTATTGGACCTCTTCTCCAAAAAGTAAATTATATGTTGCTTGCATCTATAGGATTATCCTTATTAGCTATAGGCTTTATGGGATTTTGCTTTGCCCAAAATAGCTTAACACTGAATTGCTCCATGCTGATTTTATCCCTGGGCGAGGTGATCTTTTTCCCATTGAATGATGTGTTTCTTGCTAAAATTACACCACCTCATGTGATGGGTAGCTGTTATGGTGTTCTTAATGCCTCCGCAATTGGTTTGGCGGTTGGACCCATTTTAGGAGGTGCAATCTATCAGTTAGCTGACTATTATTCTTTATTTTTAATCTGCTCAATAGGTTCTCTACTTACGATTTTTCTTTATAGAAAATTGGTCGCTTTGAATAATACTGATTGA
- a CDS encoding helix-turn-helix transcriptional regulator yields the protein MTIKDIFNMPLNVYFTNHESQILSLNDSTAKLTGFSSTNAAIGYTIERVTNRVTASISLEHDKRVRKHGEMKVVEEHFSRLDDISYPALSIKFPWYNSENKIIGAFGFSIVMGEYAEASLAESLMHIFNTGLFVKKNPLQSINNILPGRELDGIYLSKREIDCLHHLIKGKTTKMTAKILGLSPRTVEYYLENIKAKLGVNSKAELINKIMGKVLV from the coding sequence ATGACAATAAAAGATATATTTAATATGCCACTGAATGTCTATTTTACTAACCATGAAAGTCAAATTTTAAGTCTAAATGACTCGACAGCAAAGTTAACTGGATTCTCTTCTACGAATGCTGCTATTGGCTATACAATTGAACGAGTAACGAATAGAGTTACAGCCAGTATCTCCCTCGAACATGATAAACGTGTACGCAAACATGGGGAAATGAAAGTTGTTGAGGAACATTTTTCTCGTTTAGACGATATAAGCTATCCTGCTCTGTCCATTAAATTTCCTTGGTATAATTCAGAAAATAAGATAATAGGTGCCTTTGGATTTTCTATTGTTATGGGAGAATATGCAGAGGCTTCATTAGCTGAATCATTGATGCATATTTTCAATACTGGCTTATTCGTTAAAAAAAATCCTTTGCAATCCATAAATAATATTTTACCTGGGCGTGAGTTAGATGGAATTTATTTATCTAAACGAGAAATAGATTGTCTTCATCACCTGATTAAAGGGAAAACAACTAAAATGACAGCAAAAATACTTGGGCTCTCGCCTCGGACTGTTGAATATTACTTAGAAAATATAAAGGCCAAACTTGGAGTTAATTCAAAAGCAGAATTAATTAATAAAATAATGGGAAAAGTATTAGTCTAA
- the uvrB gene encoding excinuclease ABC subunit UvrB, translating to MKDLFKLYADYKPAGDQPTAIASLIDGLKSGLAKQTLLGVTGSGKTFTIAHVIQAMRRPTLIMAPNKTLAAQLYGEFKAYFPDNAVEYFVSYYDYYQPEAYVPSSDTFIEKDSSINEHIEQMRLSATKALIERKDAIIVATVSAIYGLGDPDSYLRMVLHLSRGEQSDQRKILRRLAEMQYTRSNLSLERGQFRVHGDIIDIFPADSEREAIRIELFDDEVENIAQFDPLTGEVLRRLPRVTIFPKTHYVTPRDRILQTVDWVKEELQARLAEFKEQNKLVEAQRLEQRTFFDLEMMLELGYCSGIENYSRYLSAREAGEPPPTLFDYLPADSLLIIDESHVTVPQIGGMYRGDRSRKETLVQYGFRLPSALDNRPLRFEEFEARSPQTIYISATPGSYEQENSDNVAEQVVRPTGLVDPEVEIRPVRTQVDDLMSEIRQVTRENGRVLVTTLTKRMAEDLTDYLNEHGVKVRYLHSDIDTVERVEIIRDLRLGVFDVLVGINLLREGLDMPEVALVAILDADKEGFLRSDRSLIQTIGRAARNMKGRAILYADKITGSMQRALEETSRRREKQKAFNEAHGITPKGINKSITDIMEGAYHGKRNSVVAEPNPDYLHWSTQELVKHINTLEKQMYLHAKNMEFEAAAKVRDEYLLLKEQLMKG from the coding sequence ATGAAAGATTTATTTAAACTGTATGCCGATTATAAGCCCGCTGGGGATCAACCGACCGCCATTGCCTCACTAATTGACGGCTTGAAATCAGGTCTGGCCAAACAAACCCTTCTAGGGGTTACCGGTTCGGGCAAGACCTTTACTATAGCACATGTAATTCAAGCCATGCGTCGGCCCACCTTAATTATGGCGCCTAATAAAACATTAGCTGCCCAGCTTTATGGCGAATTCAAAGCATATTTCCCCGATAATGCGGTGGAATATTTTGTTTCCTACTATGATTATTATCAGCCAGAAGCTTATGTGCCTTCTTCGGATACTTTTATCGAAAAAGATTCATCCATAAATGAGCACATAGAACAGATGCGTTTGTCTGCTACCAAAGCCTTAATTGAGCGTAAAGATGCGATTATAGTCGCAACTGTTTCTGCAATTTATGGTTTGGGAGATCCTGATTCCTATTTGCGTATGGTATTACATCTCTCCCGTGGAGAACAATCCGATCAGCGTAAAATTTTAAGACGACTTGCAGAAATGCAGTACACTCGCAGTAACTTGTCCCTGGAGCGTGGCCAGTTTCGCGTACATGGCGATATTATCGACATTTTTCCTGCAGATTCCGAGCGTGAGGCAATACGCATAGAATTATTTGATGACGAGGTAGAAAACATTGCCCAGTTCGATCCCCTTACGGGGGAAGTTTTACGGCGTTTGCCCAGGGTTACTATTTTCCCCAAGACCCATTATGTGACTCCTCGAGACCGTATTTTGCAAACTGTAGATTGGGTCAAGGAAGAATTACAAGCACGCTTGGCTGAATTCAAGGAGCAGAATAAGCTGGTTGAAGCCCAGCGTTTGGAGCAACGCACTTTTTTTGATCTGGAAATGATGCTGGAACTCGGTTATTGCTCCGGAATTGAAAATTATTCCCGTTATTTATCCGCACGGGAGGCGGGTGAGCCACCCCCCACATTGTTTGATTACTTACCTGCAGATTCACTGTTGATTATTGATGAATCTCACGTTACCGTTCCCCAAATTGGCGGTATGTATCGGGGCGATCGCTCCCGTAAAGAGACTTTGGTGCAGTATGGGTTCAGACTTCCTTCGGCTTTGGATAACCGGCCGTTACGCTTTGAGGAGTTCGAGGCGCGCTCCCCCCAAACTATCTATATTTCAGCTACTCCCGGTTCGTATGAACAGGAGAACTCCGATAATGTTGCAGAGCAAGTAGTACGCCCCACAGGTCTTGTAGATCCCGAAGTTGAAATTCGGCCTGTGCGCACTCAGGTAGATGATTTAATGTCAGAGATTCGACAAGTCACCCGGGAAAATGGACGCGTGTTGGTTACTACTTTAACTAAACGCATGGCAGAAGATTTAACCGATTATTTAAATGAACACGGGGTTAAAGTACGGTATTTGCATTCAGATATCGACACTGTTGAGCGGGTTGAAATTATTCGCGACTTGCGTCTGGGAGTCTTTGATGTCCTGGTCGGAATTAATTTATTACGTGAAGGCCTGGATATGCCGGAAGTCGCTTTAGTTGCCATTCTTGATGCGGATAAGGAAGGTTTTTTACGATCCGATCGTTCTTTAATTCAAACCATAGGGCGCGCGGCGCGCAACATGAAAGGACGCGCTATCCTTTATGCAGACAAGATTACCGGCTCCATGCAAAGGGCTTTGGAAGAGACCAGCAGGAGGCGTGAAAAACAAAAAGCCTTTAATGAGGCACATGGGATCACACCCAAAGGAATTAACAAGTCCATCACTGACATTATGGAGGGGGCTTATCATGGAAAACGCAACAGTGTTGTTGCAGAACCCAATCCGGACTACCTGCATTGGTCAACCCAGGAATTGGTGAAACACATCAATACCCTTGAAAAACAAATGTATTTGCATGCAAAAAATATGGAGTTTGAGGCAGCAGCCAAGGTCAGGGATGAGTATCTTTTATTAAAAGAACAACTCATGAAAGGATAG
- a CDS encoding TauD/TfdA family dioxygenase: MDEKNIIEITLSTQEKQKLIQGVSDIPYDPLGGERYIQSLRKKIYEVLPEALINMLTSQRSTDNLASAIVINNVPIDETIYGSPDFEQTGKHFKSGNLSENIITAFASLVGEPYSIYFEGQELVNNLTPQTNTRFDYTGLGSEVELDFHIENAALQYVSEDDYSPSGIFFLGIRIDETIEPTKTFIADTRKALKLLSTYDLKILYGANFYLNLPYRWREIFSHEAMVKCPVLRGTLNKPRISVAFYSNMILPINHAAKMALTHFHQAVKETSEAIQITPGKLIYVDNRFTLHARERFTPTYDNQGCPYRWIQRVFVSPSLWAFRNFQTVGGRVFLPHSNKGIHNHVFSHITEVA; encoded by the coding sequence ATGGATGAAAAAAATATTATTGAAATCACTTTGAGTACTCAGGAGAAACAAAAACTAATACAAGGAGTTAGCGATATCCCTTATGATCCTTTAGGTGGAGAGCGCTACATCCAATCACTGCGGAAAAAAATATACGAGGTACTACCCGAAGCATTAATTAATATGCTTACAAGCCAACGCAGTACCGATAACCTGGCTTCTGCAATAGTAATTAACAATGTTCCAATCGATGAAACCATTTACGGAAGCCCAGACTTCGAACAAACCGGTAAACACTTTAAATCAGGAAATCTTAGTGAAAACATCATCACCGCCTTTGCCTCTCTAGTGGGTGAACCTTACTCCATATATTTCGAGGGGCAGGAACTTGTTAACAATTTAACTCCACAAACAAATACACGATTTGATTATACGGGCTTGGGTTCTGAAGTAGAGCTTGATTTTCACATTGAAAATGCAGCATTACAGTATGTTTCTGAGGATGATTATTCACCATCGGGTATATTTTTTCTAGGTATTCGAATTGATGAAACCATTGAACCAACAAAAACATTCATCGCTGATACTCGAAAGGCCTTAAAATTACTAAGCACCTATGATTTGAAGATTTTATATGGAGCAAATTTTTATTTAAACCTCCCCTATCGGTGGCGAGAAATCTTTTCTCATGAAGCAATGGTCAAATGTCCTGTACTCAGAGGAACATTGAATAAACCTCGCATAAGTGTCGCCTTTTATTCGAATATGATACTGCCAATCAATCATGCAGCCAAAATGGCATTAACCCATTTTCACCAGGCAGTCAAAGAAACATCTGAGGCCATTCAAATTACTCCTGGAAAATTAATCTATGTGGATAATCGTTTCACTCTGCATGCTCGAGAACGATTTACGCCAACCTACGACAACCAAGGTTGTCCTTATCGATGGATTCAACGCGTTTTTGTAAGCCCTAGTTTATGGGCATTCAGGAATTTTCAAACTGTAGGAGGAAGAGTCTTTCTTCCACATTCTAATAAAGGAATACACAATCATGTTTTTTCACACATCACAGAAGTTGCCTAA
- a CDS encoding aspartate/glutamate racemase family protein, which produces MNKKTIKIGIIGGMGPLASAAFVETLYSAYLHENTLKKEYHPPCVYLYSEPLQTQSTALMSVHQSKAELLAKLENNIAYLLQQNVDCLIICCFTAHALLPQLLPEHQAKICSLVTWVLEHVLAQNTQFIVLCASSAKEAQVLESHPLWVKAARQITFVGSEAQAQLNTLIKAVKDNLVDAPLLDEFLEFMSRFPEHQFIIACAELHILHKKLQDYSQMQFANVFDPFYHVSQNIWG; this is translated from the coding sequence ATGAATAAGAAAACAATCAAAATAGGTATTATCGGTGGAATGGGGCCTTTAGCTTCAGCAGCATTTGTTGAAACTCTTTATTCGGCCTATCTACACGAGAATACTTTAAAAAAAGAATACCATCCTCCTTGTGTGTATTTATATTCAGAGCCCTTGCAAACTCAATCAACAGCACTGATGTCTGTTCATCAAAGTAAAGCGGAACTCTTAGCAAAGCTGGAAAATAATATAGCTTATCTCTTACAGCAAAATGTCGACTGCCTTATTATTTGCTGCTTTACTGCCCATGCATTACTTCCCCAATTATTACCTGAGCACCAGGCTAAAATTTGCTCCCTTGTAACATGGGTTTTGGAACATGTACTTGCACAAAATACTCAATTTATCGTTCTTTGTGCTTCTTCCGCCAAAGAGGCACAGGTTTTGGAGAGCCATCCACTTTGGGTAAAGGCAGCACGGCAAATTACTTTTGTTGGGAGTGAGGCGCAAGCACAACTCAATACGTTAATTAAGGCAGTGAAAGACAATCTCGTGGATGCACCGCTACTTGATGAATTTTTAGAATTTATGAGCCGATTTCCAGAGCACCAATTTATTATTGCTTGTGCAGAACTCCATATCCTCCACAAAAAACTCCAGGACTACTCTCAAATGCAATTCGCCAACGTGTTTGATCCCTTTTATCACGTGTCGCAAAATATCTGGGGTTGA
- a CDS encoding pyridoxal phosphate-dependent aminotransferase, translated as MDIALAKRVQKVKPSPTLAVAAKATQMRAQGHDVINLGTGEPDFDTPNYIKEAAIAAINKGYTKYTAVDGIPELKEAIKNKFKNENGFDYQLNQILVSVGGKQSCYNLCQALLNPGDEVIIPAPYWVSYPDMVLLAEATPVIISTTPAQRYKINAQQLEEAITPKTRLIFLNSPSNPSGVAYTLDELSALAAVLKKHPQIIIATDDMYEHILWSQPFANILNACPELYERTIVLNGVSKAYAMTGWRIGYAAGPVTLMNAMKTIQSQSTSNPCSIAQRAAVAALTGGQESVLEMVKAFRQRHDFVASRLQEIPGIEVIPADGTFYIFPSVQAIIEKRGYQNDLEFSEQLLLKEGVALVPGSAFGNEGCIRLSFATSMEILEDALNRLQRFCS; from the coding sequence ATGGATATCGCATTAGCAAAACGCGTGCAAAAAGTTAAACCTTCGCCTACTTTGGCTGTAGCAGCAAAGGCTACCCAAATGCGTGCCCAAGGGCATGATGTAATTAATCTGGGTACAGGTGAGCCTGATTTCGACACGCCGAATTATATTAAAGAAGCCGCTATTGCTGCCATTAACAAAGGATATACCAAGTATACTGCTGTTGATGGAATTCCTGAATTAAAAGAAGCCATAAAAAATAAATTCAAAAACGAAAATGGCTTTGATTATCAACTCAATCAAATTTTGGTTTCCGTTGGCGGCAAACAAAGCTGCTACAACCTCTGCCAAGCGCTGTTAAATCCCGGGGATGAAGTCATCATTCCTGCGCCCTACTGGGTCTCCTATCCGGATATGGTGTTATTGGCTGAGGCAACCCCCGTCATTATTTCAACCACCCCGGCACAACGTTATAAAATCAATGCGCAGCAATTAGAAGAAGCGATTACCCCCAAAACCCGCCTCATCTTTTTAAATAGCCCATCCAATCCATCAGGAGTAGCCTACACACTCGATGAGCTAAGCGCTTTGGCTGCAGTTTTGAAAAAACATCCGCAAATTATTATTGCGACTGATGACATGTATGAACATATCCTCTGGAGCCAACCTTTTGCCAACATCCTCAACGCCTGTCCTGAATTATATGAGCGAACTATCGTATTAAACGGCGTTTCTAAAGCGTATGCCATGACCGGATGGCGGATAGGGTATGCTGCAGGCCCGGTTACGTTAATGAATGCAATGAAAACCATTCAGTCGCAATCAACTTCCAATCCCTGCTCGATTGCACAAAGAGCAGCCGTAGCAGCATTAACCGGCGGTCAGGAAAGTGTACTGGAAATGGTAAAGGCATTTCGCCAAAGACATGACTTTGTCGCCTCCAGATTGCAAGAAATCCCCGGGATAGAAGTGATCCCCGCTGACGGTACTTTTTACATTTTCCCAAGCGTACAGGCAATCATTGAAAAACGCGGCTATCAAAATGATCTCGAATTCTCGGAGCAATTGCTTCTCAAAGAAGGGGTAGCTTTAGTACCCGGATCGGCCTTCGGCAATGAAGGCTGCATCCGCTTATCTTTTGCAACCAGTATGGAAATACTGGAAGACGCCTTAAATCGTTTGCAGCGTTTTTGCAGCTAA